A genome region from Sebastes umbrosus isolate fSebUmb1 chromosome 22, fSebUmb1.pri, whole genome shotgun sequence includes the following:
- the LOC119481684 gene encoding uncharacterized protein LOC119481684 → MASGSNRHDRGIENFQPGDNEVPSTSYWGTPFQRRGILQPLNQLSKEEDSDFEEPKSRLKRPNRLQSGPVKKRQKEEKGRHRVQVHTRPVINEGNIDSTLDAVVLASVTETIRREEAEDVCAVVDQLKSLLAAQRQPTAKLVTDISQEEEDIQQGEREPYSEWGENLSVPCGYPKLDCFDSLVDFEEKTSDTLPATQTCVGEDNEQPGSSEQLELLVWSDLEDMLLSSQRQAIHPDQLRTQSVVDCCVTEDLSLGGGVDIGNRFDKFECMVNSKLAEIQRDNKEQYESLNSKIAELEKQNNNLLNTVLAECKSDLLYRGILTSDICALHAASGELVRIQNNMVTGLSHISNILKSRSSS, encoded by the exons ATGGCCAGTGGTAGCAACCGCCACGACAGAGGTATTGAAAACTTTCAACCTGGTGATAATGAAG tGCCTTCAACCAGCTACTGGGGAACACCTTTTCAGCGGAGGGGGATCTTACAACCCCTAAACCAACTTTCAAAAG aaGAAGATTCGGACTTTGAGGAACCAAAGAGCAGGCTTAAAAGACCAAATAGACTTCAATCGGGCCCTGTAAAAAAGAGGCAAAAGGAAGAGAAGGGGCGCCATAGGGTTCAAGTGCATACAAG ACCGGTAATTAATGAGGGCAACATTGACTCAACATTGGATGCAGTTGTGTTGGCTTCGGTTACCGAGACGATTCGACGTGAAGAGGCAGAGGACGTGTGTGCTGTCGTGGATCAATTGAAGTCGTTATTAGCAGCGCAGAGACAGCCGACCGCAAAGCTTGTGACAGATATTTCTCAAGAAGAAGAGGACATTCAGCAGGGTGAGCGGGAACCATACAGTGAATGGGGGGAGAATTTGAGTGTACCATGTGGTTATCCTAAGCTGGATTGTTTTGATTCACTTGTTGATTTTGAGGAGAAAACCTCTGACACACTCCCTGCAACACAAACGTGTGTGGGGGAGGATAATGAACAGCCTGGTTCTTCAGAACAATTAGAATTACTCGTCTGGAGCGACCTCGAGGATATGTTGCTATCCTCACAACGACAGGCAATTCATCCTGATCAATTACGTACACAAAGTGTGGTTGACTGTTGTGTCACTGAGGATTTGTCATTAGGGGGTGGGGTTGATATTGGCAACCGATTTGATAAATTCGAATGCATGGTGAACAGTAAATTAGCAGAAATACAGAGGGATAACAAAGAACAATATGAGTCTTTGAATAGTAAAATAGCCgaattagaaaaacaaaacaacaacttattAAATACTGTTCTGGCTGAGTGTAAATCAGATCTATTATATAGAGGTATTCTGACTTCTGACATCTGTGCCCTGCATGCAGCCAGTGGAGAACTGGTTAGAATCCAGAATAATATGGTTACGGGTCTATCACATATATCAAACATCCTAAAAAGCAGGTCTTCATCATAG